One genomic segment of Gemmatimonadota bacterium includes these proteins:
- a CDS encoding phytanoyl-CoA dioxygenase family protein has translation MDARCLDYCVTEEERLKFERDGFFILESVLPEDLVDELVPVVDRVDGAYREREGMGPDQRSNMLDFIGQDDLFLELLDWYKTFPKVWGLLNWNIQLYHSHMIVTPPVGPGKSLEKDGPGLGFHQDSGRLNLDIETNPRPRISLKVAFFLTDASEPGRGNFVVVPGSHLGNVFPGESRSEMPEGGMQVCVPKGSAVFFDRRIWHSSSTNYWNSPRRTLFYGYSYRWLRPRDNMTVDHFIERSDPIRRQLLGASPSGGFGYTSPKPEDVPLKTWIEEHLGEKAVAA, from the coding sequence ATGGACGCGAGATGTCTGGATTATTGCGTGACCGAAGAGGAGCGGTTGAAGTTTGAACGCGATGGGTTTTTTATTCTTGAGAGCGTGTTGCCAGAGGATCTGGTGGATGAGTTGGTGCCGGTTGTAGATCGGGTGGATGGCGCGTATCGAGAGCGAGAGGGCATGGGGCCAGATCAGCGGTCGAATATGCTGGATTTTATTGGGCAGGATGATTTGTTTTTGGAATTGCTCGATTGGTATAAGACTTTTCCAAAGGTATGGGGGTTGCTGAATTGGAATATTCAGCTTTACCATTCCCACATGATTGTGACGCCTCCTGTTGGTCCTGGAAAGTCGCTTGAGAAAGATGGACCGGGGCTTGGGTTTCACCAGGATAGCGGGCGCCTCAATCTCGATATTGAGACGAATCCGCGTCCGAGGATTTCGCTGAAGGTGGCGTTCTTTTTGACGGATGCATCAGAGCCTGGTCGCGGAAATTTTGTTGTGGTTCCCGGTTCGCATCTGGGCAATGTGTTTCCGGGCGAGAGTCGCTCAGAAATGCCCGAGGGCGGTATGCAGGTGTGTGTGCCGAAAGGTAGTGCGGTTTTTTTTGATCGGCGTATCTGGCATTCGAGCAGTACCAATTATTGGAATTCGCCCAGGCGTACGCTGTTTTACGGCTATAGCTATCGCTGGTTGCGGCCCCGCGATAATATGACGGTGGATCACTTTATAGAGCGTAGTGATCCTATCCGCAGGCAGTTGTTGGGAGCGAGTCCTTCGGGTGGTTTTGGATATACGTCGCCCAAACCCGAAGATGTGCCTTTGAAGACGTGGATTGAGGAGCATTTGGGTGAGAAAGCCGTGGCGGCTTAG
- a CDS encoding type II toxin-antitoxin system HicB family antitoxin, translating to MNTMTHKGYAARIEYSDEDRCFIGHIAGINDIVGFHGDSVAQLRTAFEEAVEDYLETCEKLNRSPQKPYSGNLMLRLPPEVHAAIATAAEVSGKSINQWTTDTLADILQTY from the coding sequence ATGAACACAATGACACATAAAGGATATGCTGCTCGTATTGAATACAGCGACGAAGACCGTTGCTTTATTGGTCACATAGCGGGCATCAACGACATCGTGGGTTTTCACGGCGATTCGGTTGCACAACTGCGTACTGCATTTGAAGAAGCAGTGGAAGATTATCTCGAAACCTGTGAAAAATTAAATCGCTCTCCACAAAAGCCCTATTCTGGCAATCTAATGTTGCGCCTTCCCCCAGAAGTTCACGCAGCAATTGCCACAGCTGCCGAAGTCAGTGGCAAAAGCATCAATCAATGGACAACCGATACACTCGCTGATATCCTGCAGACATACTAA
- a CDS encoding type II toxin-antitoxin system HicA family toxin → MNRRHQNTLNDIFRTPVPSTLEWRRIESLFKALGARTIEGRGSRVRFELNQIVATFHRPHPQKEAKPYQVRDAKHFLQQAGIAP, encoded by the coding sequence ATGAACAGACGACACCAGAACACCTTAAACGACATCTTCAGAACGCCCGTCCCCTCCACATTGGAATGGAGACGTATCGAATCCCTTTTCAAAGCACTTGGAGCCAGAACTATTGAAGGCAGAGGTTCGCGCGTGAGATTTGAACTGAATCAAATTGTCGCTACTTTTCATCGCCCTCATCCCCAGAAAGAGGCAAAGCCGTATCAAGTGCGTGATGCCAAACATTTTTTACAACAAGCGGGAATAGCACCATGA
- a CDS encoding phytanoyl-CoA dioxygenase family protein, whose amino-acid sequence MGLLTRDEKQFFKDNGYLVKRDVLPRALLERAVDGLWHGVWADRCDPQTWVNAEPKKPESKTPALHRSIVYDYGVFDMAEEMAGKGRLTEWAEPTPLFRYPTGMDKWPTPSGGHVDGYGQKDLTVAGFTIAATVYLCDIKPRSGGFCVWPGTHAKMADYFMSHSLLSVNRQFLDHSEPATQIHMGTIIDLPDPMEITGPAGTVIFWHGLMVHSASKNCSRNIRMGLFTRFKWKNWNELQFETPDDMWEYWEGM is encoded by the coding sequence ATGGGATTGCTCACCCGTGATGAGAAACAATTTTTTAAAGACAATGGGTATCTTGTTAAGCGGGATGTTTTGCCCAGGGCATTATTAGAACGCGCTGTGGATGGCCTCTGGCACGGTGTTTGGGCAGACCGCTGCGATCCTCAGACGTGGGTGAATGCGGAGCCGAAAAAGCCCGAGAGCAAGACTCCGGCTTTGCATCGGTCTATTGTGTACGATTACGGTGTGTTTGATATGGCCGAAGAGATGGCGGGCAAAGGGCGGCTGACCGAGTGGGCTGAGCCGACGCCGTTGTTTCGCTATCCCACGGGTATGGATAAGTGGCCAACGCCTTCGGGCGGACATGTGGATGGCTACGGGCAAAAGGATTTGACGGTGGCTGGTTTTACGATTGCCGCAACCGTTTATCTCTGTGATATCAAGCCTCGCTCGGGTGGATTTTGCGTGTGGCCCGGTACACATGCAAAGATGGCGGATTATTTTATGTCGCATTCTTTGCTGAGTGTGAATCGCCAGTTTTTAGATCACAGCGAGCCAGCCACCCAGATTCACATGGGGACGATTATTGATTTGCCCGATCCGATGGAGATCACAGGTCCTGCAGGTACGGTGATTTTCTGGCACGGTTTGATGGTTCACAGCGCGAGTAAGAATTGCAGTCGCAATATCCGCATGGGGTTGTTTACGCGGTTTAAGTGGAAGAATTGGAATGAGTTGCAGTTTGAGACGCCGGACGATATGTGGGAGTATTGGGAGGGGATGTAG
- a CDS encoding helix-turn-helix transcriptional regulator, which yields MQAVVKTPRIEINIKGEIPDRLLSILEEEFGNDVQISDDDNDTVDIFETNWYRDIKSKIIPGDNLRIYRQNHNMTQAELGRKLGNIPRQHISNMERGLRTISLKNARKLAVIFDVSPEKFI from the coding sequence ATGCAGGCAGTCGTGAAAACGCCCCGTATTGAAATCAATATCAAAGGCGAAATACCAGATCGACTTCTTTCAATTTTGGAAGAAGAATTTGGGAATGACGTTCAGATTTCCGATGACGACAATGACACCGTCGATATTTTTGAAACCAACTGGTATCGAGATATAAAGTCTAAAATCATCCCTGGTGACAACCTTAGAATCTATCGCCAAAATCACAATATGACTCAGGCCGAATTGGGCCGAAAATTGGGCAATATACCCCGTCAGCATATTTCCAACATGGAACGGGGCCTACGCACAATCAGTCTGAAAAATGCGCGCAAATTAGCCGTCATCTTTGACGTATCTCCCGAGAAATTCATCTGA
- a CDS encoding sulfatase-like hydrolase/transferase, translating to MIDSPNIIFILTDQHRLSGVGAYGETPCRTPNIDRLAAEGILFENAYTVYPVCSPARGTLQTGVYPHTHGITSNIHEVGCSVHELEDRPELLSRRLQAVGYGTGYTGKWHLGSEKTQTFQGSNRPSSPSRIGYEGQDFAGHGGAGSSYSDYRAWARAKGYEPGVKPWAEATTMVRNGVGELTVPTEATVPAYLVDNVIEMSRSFRERDLPYFISLNFWGPHGPYHATGEFVDWYRDVEIPPWGNYEWPSREIPGPHHLKIHWDKENLTWEDWAMAVRYYYARVSMIDSQIGRLYDYLKASGELDNTVLIFTADHGETLGSHGGLLDKGWHHFEETHHVPMIIRLPDGSHAGARISEFASLADMYPTILDLAGGDYDGDAIHGASLLPLVRGEATDWRDAVVTEFLGLGNVATSMKMLRMGDLKYGCNLTGQDELYDLKNDPHEMNNVIDDPDYADDLARLKARLQQWMVETSDPALRMYRWREREAIG from the coding sequence ATGATAGATTCTCCTAATATTATTTTTATTTTGACTGACCAGCATCGGCTGTCGGGCGTGGGAGCTTATGGCGAGACGCCTTGTCGTACGCCGAATATCGATCGCCTCGCAGCAGAGGGCATCTTGTTTGAGAATGCTTATACGGTTTATCCGGTGTGTAGTCCGGCTCGGGGGACGCTGCAAACGGGTGTGTATCCGCATACCCATGGCATTACGTCAAATATCCACGAGGTGGGGTGTAGTGTTCACGAGTTGGAGGATCGGCCCGAACTGTTGTCGCGGCGTTTGCAAGCGGTGGGGTATGGGACGGGATATACGGGAAAGTGGCATCTCGGCTCTGAGAAGACGCAGACATTTCAGGGGTCGAATAGGCCATCTTCACCTTCGCGTATCGGATATGAAGGGCAGGATTTTGCCGGGCACGGCGGGGCTGGTTCAAGTTATTCGGATTATCGGGCATGGGCGCGGGCTAAGGGTTATGAGCCGGGCGTGAAGCCCTGGGCTGAGGCGACTACGATGGTCCGCAATGGGGTGGGTGAGTTGACTGTACCAACTGAGGCGACGGTGCCAGCGTATCTGGTGGATAATGTGATTGAGATGAGCAGGTCGTTTCGGGAGCGCGATTTGCCGTATTTTATCAGTTTGAATTTTTGGGGACCGCACGGGCCGTATCACGCGACGGGAGAGTTTGTGGATTGGTATCGGGATGTGGAGATTCCGCCGTGGGGAAATTACGAGTGGCCCTCGCGGGAGATTCCCGGTCCGCATCATTTGAAGATTCACTGGGATAAGGAGAATTTGACGTGGGAAGATTGGGCGATGGCGGTGCGCTATTATTATGCGCGGGTGTCGATGATTGACAGTCAGATTGGTCGGTTGTACGATTATTTGAAGGCGAGTGGGGAATTGGACAATACGGTGCTGATTTTTACGGCGGATCACGGCGAGACGCTGGGCAGTCACGGGGGGTTGCTGGATAAAGGGTGGCATCATTTTGAAGAGACGCATCATGTTCCGATGATTATCCGGCTGCCGGATGGTTCGCATGCGGGAGCGCGCATTTCAGAGTTTGCTTCGCTGGCGGATATGTATCCCACGATTTTGGATCTAGCTGGTGGAGATTACGATGGGGATGCGATTCACGGTGCGTCGCTTTTGCCGCTTGTTCGCGGTGAGGCGACGGACTGGCGCGATGCTGTGGTGACGGAGTTTTTGGGTTTGGGCAATGTGGCTACGTCGATGAAGATGCTGCGTATGGGGGATTTGAAATACGGGTGTAATTTGACGGGGCAGGACGAGTTGTACGATCTGAAGAACGATCCCCATGAGATGAATAATGTGATTGATGATCCCGATTATGCCGATGATCTGGCGCGATTGAAGGCGCGGTTGCAGCAGTGGATGGTGGAGACCAGTGATCCGGCTTTGCGGATGTATCGCTGGCGCGAGCGTGAGGCGATTGGATAG
- a CDS encoding cupin domain-containing protein yields the protein MSENKDWRNQGVRVVTGDQLDFNTPQTPGMTRAAAINRASAGAEKLWAGTVEIHPNAKTGAHHHGALESVIYVVSGRARMRWGDQLEYMAEAGPGDFIYVPPYVPHQEINASVDESLECVLVRSDQEPVVVNLDIPVVEEPEKVYWVDPIHPAPRDD from the coding sequence ATGTCAGAAAATAAGGATTGGCGAAATCAGGGGGTGCGGGTAGTGACGGGCGATCAGTTGGATTTTAATACGCCACAGACACCGGGGATGACCCGGGCGGCGGCGATTAATCGCGCGAGTGCAGGTGCTGAGAAGCTGTGGGCGGGGACGGTTGAGATTCATCCGAATGCAAAGACTGGCGCGCACCACCACGGGGCGCTGGAGAGTGTGATTTATGTGGTGAGCGGGAGGGCGCGTATGCGGTGGGGCGATCAGTTGGAGTATATGGCAGAAGCGGGTCCGGGTGATTTTATTTATGTGCCGCCTTATGTGCCGCACCAGGAGATCAATGCCAGTGTGGATGAGTCTCTGGAGTGCGTGCTGGTGCGCAGCGATCAGGAGCCTGTGGTTGTGAATCTGGATATTCCAGTTGTTGAAGAGCCTGAGAAGGTGTATTGGGTGGATCCGATCCATCCGGCTCCGAGAGATGATTAA
- a CDS encoding NAD(P)-dependent oxidoreductase yields MVKRKLGYVGLGMMGGGMASHLVASGYDVAVHDLRDEAVQVLQEKGATGVNTPRAVAEQSEVVISSLPTPQAVEQVALGPDGIVSGLSEGQVYIDMSSIDPDTTRKVGRIIAEKGGYMLDVPVGKGPADAARGGLTLMIGGDADVVASVQDVLDTLGDEQFYCGELGMGVTTKLVNNLVSCSVATLLGEAFAMGAAAGLDVGVLWNVMSNTAANSSHLQGSFKRRALVRNFDPYFKLRLSHKDLGLAAQMAASLGATNLMGAAAYQIQTIAMGMGLGDEDQTASIKVAEKTAGAEVRRVK; encoded by the coding sequence ATGGTGAAACGAAAATTGGGATATGTGGGGCTTGGGATGATGGGTGGTGGGATGGCGAGTCATTTGGTTGCGAGTGGCTATGATGTTGCGGTTCACGATTTGCGCGATGAAGCGGTTCAGGTTTTGCAGGAGAAGGGGGCAACGGGGGTGAATACGCCCCGGGCGGTTGCCGAGCAGTCGGAGGTTGTTATTTCTTCGCTGCCGACGCCACAGGCTGTTGAGCAAGTCGCTTTGGGACCGGATGGTATTGTTTCCGGGTTGTCGGAGGGGCAGGTTTATATTGATATGAGTTCGATTGACCCGGATACGACGCGCAAGGTTGGCAGGATTATAGCGGAAAAGGGCGGGTATATGCTGGATGTGCCCGTGGGCAAGGGGCCGGCAGATGCGGCACGGGGTGGATTGACGCTGATGATTGGCGGCGATGCCGATGTGGTGGCGTCCGTGCAAGATGTGCTGGATACTCTGGGCGATGAGCAGTTTTATTGTGGTGAGTTGGGCATGGGTGTGACGACTAAGCTGGTCAATAATCTGGTGTCGTGTTCGGTTGCTACGCTGTTGGGTGAGGCTTTTGCGATGGGTGCTGCCGCGGGATTGGATGTGGGTGTGTTGTGGAATGTGATGTCGAATACGGCTGCAAATTCGTCGCATTTGCAGGGGAGTTTTAAGCGCCGCGCCCTGGTGCGAAATTTTGATCCCTATTTTAAGCTGAGATTGTCGCATAAGGATCTCGGGTTGGCTGCACAGATGGCCGCTTCACTGGGGGCGACAAATTTGATGGGCGCAGCTGCGTATCAGATTCAGACTATAGCGATGGGGATGGGGTTGGGCGATGAAGATCAGACAGCGTCGATTAAGGTGGCGGAGAAGACTGCGGGGGCTGAAGTGAGAAGGGTGAAGTGA
- a CDS encoding phytanoyl-CoA dioxygenase family protein: protein MPVLSEKDWDFWRENGYVVVHNAVPQENLDAMVDTVWTFLEMDRDNPEDWYKYKPYTRGNPCSMIAASGMVEIYQHQALWDNRQYPRLHQAFSEIWGTEKLWVSLDRANMKPPSRADKPDWQNEGMIHWDTDTSVPKVPFGVQGVLYLTDTSEDQGGFQCVPGFNNIFEEWVKTQPEDRDPRRPNLDDLEVKSIPGRAGDLLIWHRLLAHGNGHNRSDRPRLAQYITMSPAEGRGEAEREERIQAWRACRPTPRWPGDPRDWEHKTQEPAKLTELGKKLLGLTSWN from the coding sequence ATGCCAGTTTTGAGCGAGAAGGATTGGGATTTTTGGCGGGAGAATGGGTATGTGGTGGTACACAATGCGGTGCCGCAGGAAAATTTGGATGCGATGGTGGATACGGTCTGGACATTTTTGGAGATGGATCGCGATAATCCGGAGGATTGGTACAAGTACAAACCCTATACGCGCGGGAATCCGTGTTCGATGATTGCGGCATCGGGGATGGTGGAGATTTACCAGCATCAGGCGTTGTGGGATAACCGGCAGTATCCCCGCTTGCATCAGGCGTTTTCCGAAATTTGGGGTACGGAGAAGTTGTGGGTGTCCCTGGATCGCGCGAATATGAAGCCGCCTTCGCGGGCGGATAAACCCGATTGGCAAAATGAGGGCATGATTCACTGGGATACGGATACGTCTGTGCCCAAAGTGCCTTTTGGGGTGCAGGGGGTGTTGTATTTGACGGATACTTCGGAGGATCAGGGCGGGTTTCAGTGTGTGCCTGGGTTTAATAATATTTTTGAGGAGTGGGTCAAGACGCAGCCAGAGGATCGCGATCCCAGGCGGCCCAATCTGGATGATCTGGAAGTGAAGTCGATTCCGGGCAGGGCGGGCGATCTTTTGATCTGGCATCGGTTGCTGGCACACGGCAATGGGCACAATCGCTCGGATAGGCCCCGTCTGGCGCAGTATATTACGATGTCGCCAGCAGAGGGTCGGGGAGAGGCAGAGCGGGAAGAGCGCATTCAGGCATGGCGAGCGTGCAGGCCCACGCCCCGCTGGCCGGGTGATCCGAGGGATTGGGAACACAAGACGCAGGAGCCAGCGAAGTTGACGGAATTGGGGAAGAAGTTGTTGGGTTTGACGTCGTGGAATTGA